Within Massilia litorea, the genomic segment TCCGGACTGTAGACCGGCACCAGCCGCTCGCGGAACAGGGTAGCCGGGTCGCCATCGCGCACCGGGCCGTAGCGGATCGCGACGTCGGTGCTGTCGGCCTCCATGTCGACCGGCGCGTCGTTGGAATCGATGCGGATGTCGAGTTCCGGATACAGCTTGGTAAAGCGGTGCATGCGCGGCACCAGCCACTTGATCGCGAACGAGTGCGTGGTCGAGATGCGCAGCACCGATTCCTCGTCGCCGCGCTGCAGCGCCGCCACCTTGCCGCGCAGGTCGGCCAGCATGCGGCCCACCGCGATCGCCAGTTCCTGGCCTTTCTCGGTGAGCGCGATATGGCGCGGGTGGCGCACAAAGAGCGCGAAGCCGATCGCCTCTTCCAGCTGCTTGACCTGCAGGCTGACCGCCGCCGGTGTCTTGTGCAGCTCGCGCGCGGCCAGCTTGAAGCTGCCCCAGCGCGCCGCACAGTCGAAGTCGATCAGGCCGGACAGGCTGCGCAGCGGCTTCATGCGGCCCCCATGCATAAATTTATCTTATTCATAGCGCTCGGTTTTTCTCGGTTGTGCGTTTCCACTGCTGAGCAGAAAATATACTCGATTCGTCAAGGAGAAGCCATGCACAAGGATATATTAGTGATCGGCGGGACCCGCTATTTCGGCAAGCTGCTCGTGCAGCGCCTGGTACGCGCCGGCCACCGGGTGACGATCGCCACCCGCGGCTACGCCCCCGACCCGTTTGGGGCGCGCATCGAACGCATCCGCATCGACCGCCGCAATGAGACCGCCATGCGCGGCGCCTTCGCCAATAAACGCTACGACCTCGTGTTCGACCAGATGTGCTACAGCCCCCTGGACGCGGCGATCGCCGTACGCACCTTCGCCGGCAAGGTCGGGCGCTATGTCATGACTTCCACGATCGACGTCTACCGCGGTATCCAGCCGTCCGGCGGCGCCCTCCTCGAAACCGACCTGCCTGTGCTGGCGCAGCCGATCGACACCGGCTATCCCTGGCACGATCCGAAGCGCGCCGTCGAAAGCTATGTGGCCGGCAAGGTGCAGGCCGAGGCCTACCTGTACCGCGACGGCTCGCTGCCGCTGGTGACGGCGCGCCTGGCGCACGTGCTGGGCGGGCCGGAGGAGTTCACGGGGCGGCTGTCGTGGTATGTCGACGCGTTGCGCTCGGGGGTGGCGCTGCGCTATACGGATGCGCAGGCGAAGCTGTCGTTCCTGGGCACGCAGGAGGCCGCGGCTTTCCTCGACTGGGCCGGCGCCCAGTCGTTCACCGGGCCGGTGAATGCGGCGTCGCACGGGGCCTTGTCGGCGCACGATCTGTTCGGGCGGGTGGCCGACGTGCTCGACGCGCGCGCACGCACGCAACAGGTTGGCGGTGCGGCTCCTGGGGTGTTGTCGCCGTTCGATGCGGGACAGGCGACGGTGCTCGATACGGCACGCGCGTCGTCATTGGGATTCAAGTTCAGCCAGACGGACGAGTGGCTGGATAACGTGATTCGCCAGCACGACCTGGCGTTTGTGTAGGCCGCGTATGCTCGAACGGTGAACCACATAAAAGAACGGGCGCCTCGAGCGCCCGTTTCACTTACTGCTGCGGCTTCTCGCGCGCCACCCAGTACAGCAGCAGCACGATCGCCGCATACGGTATCAGGGACAGCAGATCCGCATGCGCCCCCGCGAAGAACGGGTTCGACGACTCGGCCCACTTCGCCATCATGCTGTCGAAATTCGTCATCACCCCCGCCGTGATCGCGATGATGATGCCCGCCAGCGCACCGCCGGCGATATAGCCGGAAGCCAGCAAGGTGCCCGAGCTGCGGTCCCCGGCAGCGGTGCGCTCTTCGTCGTTCAAGGCCGCGTACTGCGGCAGCTTGTTGTTGCGGCGGTCGGCCGCCCAGCGCACCGCGCCGCCGACCGCGATCGGCAGCGTCGACACCAGCGGCAGATACACGCCCACCGAAAACGCCAGCGCCTGGATGCCGGCCATTTCCAGCACCACCGAGATCATCACGCCGAACAGCACCAGGGTCCACGGCAGCTGCTGGTCGAGGATGCCCTTGATGATGTAGGACATCAGCACGGCCTTCGGCGCGTCGTATTTCTTCACTTCGGTGCCGTCCGGACGCGTGTGGTGGTGGCCGTTGATGCCCGGGTCGACCAGGTAGGCCAGTTTGCCGTCTTCGCCCACCAGGTATTTGCCTTCCGGTCCGCCGGCGGTGCCGACCTTGCGCCAGACTTTATAGGTCTTATTGTCGCTCTCGGCCTGCGGGCCTTGCAGCTGCGCCGTCTCGGTCAGCTTCGACGCGTCGACCGTGATGCCTGGCGCAACCTGGGCGGCCGGCACGTAGACGGTGCCGGCGTCGTTCAGCTTCAGCAGGATCGGCCCCAGGATCAGCGCCGAGGCAAAGGCGCCGCACAGGATGGCGTACTGCTGCAGGCGCGGCGTCGAGCCGACCAGGAAGCCGGTCTTCAAATCCTGCGAAGTCGTGCCGGCGTTGCTGGCCGCGATGCAGACGATGGCGCCGACCGACAGGGCGGTGACGTAATAGCGTCCGCCGGTCCAGCCCATGACCAGGAAGATCAGGCAGGTGAACAGCAGCGTGGCCACGGCCATGCCGGAAATCGGGTTCGACGAGGAGCCGACTTCGCCGGTCAGGCGCGAAGAGACGGTCGCGAACAGGAAGCCGAACACGAGGATCAGGAGTGCGCCCAGCAGGTTCATGTGCAGCGGCGTGGCGAAGGTGATGATGGCGATGATGGCCAGGCAGCCGATCGCGACCCATTTGAACGGAATGTCCTGGTCGGTACGCAGCGAAGGATCAGCTCCGGCTGCAGCCGTCGTCTTCTTTGCGCCCATGCCCGCCAGGCCGCCCTTCAGGCCATTCCAGATCGACGGCAGCGAGCGCACCAGCGAAATCAGGCCGCCCGCAGCCACGGCGCCGGCGCCGATGTACAGCACATAGGCGTCGCGGATGTCGTCGGGCGACATGTCCTTGATCAGCATCGTCCCGGGCGACAGCGGCACCGTCAGCAGCTCGCCGAAGAACTTGATCATCGGGATCAGCAAGAGATAGGACAGCACGCCGCCGGCCGCCATGGTAAAGGCGATGCGCGGACCGATGATGTAGCCGACGCCCACCAGCTCGGGCGAGATCTCGGCACCGGCCGAACCGGCCTTCAGCGGCGCGCCGAATTCGAAATTGGCGACATCCTTCCAGCCCTTGAACGAGACGTTGGCCACCTTGTACAGCAGGCCGAGGCCGAAGCCGCCGAAGATGATGGCAGCGCGGCGCCGGGCGTCGCGCGCGGCGTCGGACCCCGCTTCGCGCACCTCGCCCGCCGCTTCGCGCGAGGTTTCGGTGGCGGCCGCCTTCAGCACTTCGGCGCAGGCAGTGCCTTCCGGGTATTTCAGTTCACGGTGGGCGTCGACGATCATCGTGCGCCGCATCGGGATCATCATCAGGATGCCGAGAAGGCCGCCTAGCACGCCGACCAGCATGACGCGCGAGATCTCGAGGTCGAAGCCGAGGATCATAATCGCCGGCATGGTAACGCCCAGGCCGAAGGCGAGCGACTCGCCGGCCGAGCCGGCCGTCTGCGTGATGCTGTTCTCTAAAATGGTCGACTC encodes:
- a CDS encoding LysR substrate-binding domain-containing protein, with protein sequence MKPLRSLSGLIDFDCAARWGSFKLAARELHKTPAAVSLQVKQLEEAIGFALFVRHPRHIALTEKGQELAIAVGRMLADLRGKVAALQRGDEESVLRISTTHSFAIKWLVPRMHRFTKLYPELDIRIDSNDAPVDMEADSTDVAIRYGPVRDGDPATLFRERLVPVYSPELLAPGQAELTLADIKDWPLLYEKSPERWLQLLNENRALKGNYDFSRAYSHWGVLVQAAVAGQGVALVPYGIACQDIASGALRQIACRSARFESGYRFLANPHKENMGKVQRFRAWIEEEMAQMELALDRKPRSS
- a CDS encoding NAD-dependent epimerase/dehydratase family protein; the protein is MHKDILVIGGTRYFGKLLVQRLVRAGHRVTIATRGYAPDPFGARIERIRIDRRNETAMRGAFANKRYDLVFDQMCYSPLDAAIAVRTFAGKVGRYVMTSTIDVYRGIQPSGGALLETDLPVLAQPIDTGYPWHDPKRAVESYVAGKVQAEAYLYRDGSLPLVTARLAHVLGGPEEFTGRLSWYVDALRSGVALRYTDAQAKLSFLGTQEAAAFLDWAGAQSFTGPVNAASHGALSAHDLFGRVADVLDARARTQQVGGAAPGVLSPFDAGQATVLDTARASSLGFKFSQTDEWLDNVIRQHDLAFV
- a CDS encoding OPT family oligopeptide transporter; this translates as MPYDPAPAAVKPYIPANSNLPEFTIRALVMGVVLGMIFGASSLYLVLKVGLTVSASIPVAVIAITLFGMFKKMGGRESTILENSITQTAGSAGESLAFGLGVTMPAIMILGFDLEISRVMLVGVLGGLLGILMMIPMRRTMIVDAHRELKYPEGTACAEVLKAAATETSREAAGEVREAGSDAARDARRRAAIIFGGFGLGLLYKVANVSFKGWKDVANFEFGAPLKAGSAGAEISPELVGVGYIIGPRIAFTMAAGGVLSYLLLIPMIKFFGELLTVPLSPGTMLIKDMSPDDIRDAYVLYIGAGAVAAGGLISLVRSLPSIWNGLKGGLAGMGAKKTTAAAGADPSLRTDQDIPFKWVAIGCLAIIAIITFATPLHMNLLGALLILVFGFLFATVSSRLTGEVGSSSNPISGMAVATLLFTCLIFLVMGWTGGRYYVTALSVGAIVCIAASNAGTTSQDLKTGFLVGSTPRLQQYAILCGAFASALILGPILLKLNDAGTVYVPAAQVAPGITVDASKLTETAQLQGPQAESDNKTYKVWRKVGTAGGPEGKYLVGEDGKLAYLVDPGINGHHHTRPDGTEVKKYDAPKAVLMSYIIKGILDQQLPWTLVLFGVMISVVLEMAGIQALAFSVGVYLPLVSTLPIAVGGAVRWAADRRNNKLPQYAALNDEERTAAGDRSSGTLLASGYIAGGALAGIIIAITAGVMTNFDSMMAKWAESSNPFFAGAHADLLSLIPYAAIVLLLYWVAREKPQQ